From one Acidobacteriota bacterium genomic stretch:
- a CDS encoding efflux RND transporter periplasmic adaptor subunit — protein sequence MSNVYALRSRWKWILASVAALSVAAVGWNMVFSGEKTPEYQTAEVTRGDIEVTISAAGKIVAKESVAVGAQVSGQLTELMVEAGDEVQKGNLLAKIDATIATTSVEANRAQLRELQASRKQQQATLELAKSNADRATMLFKADAIARADYESAVAESVVAAGRLEAIDAQISRQTSSLRADLATLEFTNIYAPISGTVVSIEAVEGQTLNANQTAPTILTLADLSVMTVETDVSEADVLRIAPKQAAWFTTLGDSNRRWETTIRQVLPTPEVLNDVVLYKALLDVQNPEGRLKPQMTAQVFFVTGSAKQAVLVPVTALQSASPRRQRPDGAERVASGSAERPARTGGIMQAEAAEPPSGEGGDSRRAAMRAAREANPDAEMATVLVMDAKGQPQPRPVLVGLKTRTQAEVLFGLEPGQVVVTGEVSKDKPASEPQAQQRNPMGGGPGGMRRPG from the coding sequence ATGTCGAACGTTTACGCCCTTAGATCGCGCTGGAAATGGATATTGGCTTCGGTCGCCGCGCTTTCCGTGGCCGCAGTCGGCTGGAACATGGTCTTCAGCGGCGAGAAGACGCCTGAGTACCAGACTGCCGAAGTCACGCGAGGCGACATCGAAGTCACGATCTCTGCAGCCGGCAAGATCGTGGCCAAGGAGTCGGTTGCCGTCGGTGCGCAAGTCTCCGGCCAATTGACCGAGTTGATGGTGGAGGCGGGCGACGAAGTGCAGAAGGGCAACCTGCTCGCCAAGATCGATGCGACGATAGCCACAACCAGCGTTGAGGCGAACCGCGCCCAATTGCGTGAGCTTCAAGCCAGCCGGAAGCAGCAACAGGCCACGCTGGAGCTCGCAAAGTCAAATGCCGACCGCGCAACCATGCTGTTCAAGGCGGACGCCATCGCGCGGGCGGACTATGAGTCAGCGGTCGCTGAGTCAGTGGTTGCCGCGGGTCGCCTTGAGGCCATTGACGCGCAGATCTCGCGCCAGACCTCATCATTGCGCGCAGATCTCGCGACGCTCGAGTTCACCAACATCTACGCGCCGATCTCCGGCACCGTCGTCTCGATCGAAGCGGTTGAGGGCCAGACGCTGAATGCCAACCAGACTGCACCGACCATCCTCACGCTTGCGGACCTCAGTGTCATGACGGTCGAGACTGACGTCTCGGAAGCCGACGTGTTGCGCATCGCCCCGAAACAAGCTGCCTGGTTTACCACCCTTGGCGATTCCAATCGCCGCTGGGAAACCACGATCCGCCAGGTCCTGCCGACGCCGGAAGTGCTGAACGACGTCGTCCTCTACAAGGCGCTGCTCGATGTGCAGAACCCGGAAGGGCGGCTGAAGCCGCAAATGACCGCACAGGTGTTTTTCGTGACCGGGTCGGCGAAGCAGGCCGTACTCGTTCCCGTGACCGCTCTCCAGTCTGCATCACCGCGCCGCCAGCGGCCTGACGGCGCCGAGCGCGTGGCCAGTGGCAGCGCGGAGCGGCCCGCCCGAACCGGAGGTATCATGCAGGCCGAAGCCGCAGAACCTCCATCCGGGGAGGGGGGAGACAGCCGCCGCGCCGCGATGCGCGCCGCGCGCGAGGCCAACCCCGATGCGGAAATGGCAACGGTGCTGGTCATGGACGCCAAGGGCCAGCCGCAACCGCGTCCTGTGCTGGTCGGCCTCAAAACCCGCACGCAGGCCGAAGTGTTGTTCGGGCTGGAGCCGGGCCAGGTAGTCGTGACCGGCGAAGTTTCAAAAGACAAGCCGGCCTCCGAACCGCAGGCCCAGCAACGCAATCCGATGGGCGGCGGTCCGGGCGGCATGCGACGTCCCGGCTGA
- a CDS encoding FAD-dependent oxidoreductase, with the protein MSEQVVVIGAGIGGLCAALMLAPTGRPVTILERDGPIGSGDPDEIFRDWRRTGVGHLRQSHAFLARLRTIMKARHPLLLEQLKACGVRDLTFDNMLTAQQQSDYKPVPEDQELTFITSRRTTLEFVIRRYVETLANVELRTNFNVHRLDSTMLPDGTLKINGVIGEQNAEPVALTADVVVDATGKGGILFDQLVEAGANVREESETAGILYFTMHYRLRPGQEEPNRNDHPPASGDLGYMKYGVFPGDNGNFSITIAVPEIELELRKSILNPDIFHAITLELPGLLPWTNEERSVRTSKVFGMGDLISRWRDMVVDGKPATQGYFALGDTLVRTNPLYGRGCSFAAVSAEALASVLNETSEPTKRAILFHERLQAELRPFYMTQLKQDRSAIKRAREALTPGFKPSFRANLLKSFLDDGIRIAVRSDTRLLREAMRGFHMLEHPDAWLAKPRNLATVLYYWARGKRLNAAAYPPSPGPERTEMMRALNLDHEADINILASQRKLAA; encoded by the coding sequence ATGAGCGAGCAGGTTGTCGTCATCGGTGCCGGCATCGGGGGGCTCTGCGCCGCGCTTATGCTGGCACCGACCGGACGGCCGGTGACAATCCTCGAGCGAGACGGCCCCATCGGAAGCGGCGACCCGGACGAAATATTCCGCGACTGGCGGCGGACGGGCGTCGGTCATCTGCGGCAAAGCCATGCATTCCTCGCACGACTGCGCACCATCATGAAAGCCCGCCATCCCCTTCTGCTCGAACAGCTCAAGGCGTGCGGCGTGCGCGATCTGACCTTCGACAACATGCTCACAGCGCAGCAACAGTCCGACTACAAGCCCGTGCCTGAGGACCAGGAACTCACCTTCATCACCAGCCGGCGCACAACGCTGGAATTCGTGATCCGGCGCTATGTCGAAACGCTCGCGAATGTGGAGCTACGCACGAACTTCAACGTTCATCGGCTGGACTCTACAATGCTCCCCGACGGTACGCTCAAGATCAACGGCGTCATCGGAGAACAAAATGCCGAGCCCGTTGCGTTGACCGCGGATGTGGTCGTCGATGCAACCGGCAAGGGTGGCATCCTCTTCGACCAACTTGTCGAAGCCGGCGCCAATGTACGCGAGGAAAGCGAAACGGCCGGCATCCTTTACTTCACGATGCACTATCGCTTGCGCCCGGGCCAGGAAGAGCCGAATCGGAACGATCATCCGCCAGCGAGCGGCGATCTCGGCTACATGAAGTACGGCGTGTTTCCGGGCGACAACGGAAACTTCTCAATCACCATCGCGGTGCCGGAAATCGAGTTGGAACTTCGCAAGTCGATCCTGAACCCCGACATCTTCCACGCGATCACGCTGGAGCTTCCCGGGTTGTTGCCTTGGACGAACGAAGAGCGGTCAGTGCGCACGAGCAAGGTCTTCGGTATGGGCGACCTGATCAGCCGCTGGCGCGACATGGTTGTGGACGGCAAGCCGGCGACTCAGGGATATTTCGCTCTGGGTGACACGCTGGTGCGCACCAATCCGCTTTATGGCCGTGGATGTTCTTTTGCGGCTGTCAGCGCTGAAGCGCTGGCAAGCGTGCTAAATGAGACGAGCGAGCCGACAAAGCGGGCCATACTTTTCCACGAACGGCTGCAGGCGGAGCTTCGGCCTTTTTACATGACGCAGCTCAAGCAGGACCGCTCGGCCATCAAGCGAGCGAGGGAAGCGCTCACGCCGGGCTTCAAGCCGTCATTCCGCGCGAACCTTCTCAAGAGCTTCCTTGACGACGGCATCCGCATCGCGGTGCGTTCCGACACGAGATTGCTGCGCGAGGCGATGCGCGGCTTTCACATGCTCGAGCACCCCGACGCCTGGCTCGCCAAGCCGCGCAACCTGGCCACGGTGCTGTACTATTGGGCGCGCGGCAAACGCCTCAATGCGGCCGCGTACCCGCCGAGCCCAGGGCCGGAGCGAACGGAAATGATGCGTGCACTGAACCTTGATCATGAAGCCGACATCAACATCCTCGCCTCGCAGCGAAAGCTGGCCGCATGA
- a CDS encoding glutathione S-transferase family protein — protein sequence MSDLLLYEHPLSPYAQKVKIALREKGVPFTVRLPEGIGTGVTGTGFSAANPRGEVPALVHGDTAIFDSTIILEYIEDVWPAQPMLPATPAMRAKVRMIEDIMDTQFEAITWGLGELNFFKRAEGELKAQMEARAAEQAAAFFTMLEAQLGQRDWFNGDAFGWGDLGVVPYLNGAAGFGITPPEGSRLGAWFERANARPSVSLTRQESQASISGMAQVDQAVKAGLFKRQYRDHRLEWMLKSGGRDIVLNGIDSGTIRFTGP from the coding sequence ATGTCTGATTTGCTGCTCTATGAACACCCGCTGTCGCCCTATGCGCAGAAAGTGAAAATTGCCCTGCGCGAAAAGGGAGTTCCCTTCACTGTTCGGCTGCCCGAAGGCATCGGCACCGGCGTGACGGGCACGGGATTTTCGGCGGCGAACCCGAGGGGCGAGGTGCCGGCACTTGTGCATGGCGACACCGCCATTTTCGACAGCACCATCATTCTTGAATACATCGAAGATGTCTGGCCTGCGCAGCCGATGCTGCCCGCGACGCCGGCCATGCGCGCCAAGGTGCGCATGATCGAGGACATCATGGACACCCAATTCGAAGCGATCACCTGGGGCCTTGGCGAGCTCAACTTCTTCAAGCGCGCCGAGGGCGAACTGAAGGCGCAAATGGAAGCACGCGCAGCCGAGCAGGCCGCCGCCTTCTTCACCATGCTGGAGGCGCAGCTTGGACAGCGCGACTGGTTCAATGGTGACGCATTTGGGTGGGGCGACCTGGGCGTCGTGCCATACCTCAACGGCGCTGCAGGCTTCGGAATCACGCCCCCTGAGGGCAGCCGCCTTGGTGCCTGGTTCGAGCGGGCGAATGCTCGCCCCAGCGTCTCGCTGACCCGTCAGGAGTCGCAGGCGTCGATCAGCGGCATGGCGCAGGTCGACCAGGCCGTTAAGGCAGGCCTCTTCAAGCGGCAGTACCGGGATCACCGGCTGGAATGGATGCTGAAGTCCGGAGGAAGGGACATCGTTCTCAACGGGATCGACAGCGGCACAATACGCTTCACCGGTCCATAG
- the katG gene encoding catalase/peroxidase HPI, protein MSTEAKCPVMHGAITVAGESNTAWWPETLNLDILHQHDTKVSPLGKDFKYREAVKTLDFEALKKDMHALMTNSQDWWPADYGHYGGLMIRLAWHSAGSYRLADGRGGGSNGNIRFAPLNSWPDNGNLDKARRLLWPIKKKYGNKISWADLILLAGTVAYESMGLKTYGFSFGREDIWAPEKDVYWGAEKEWLAPSDSRYEDVNKPETMENPLAAVQMGLIYVNPEGVNGKSDPLKSAAQVRETFARMAMDDEETAALTCGGHTVGKAHGNGDASKLSPPPEGNDLETQGFGWMNPNMDGKAANAVTSGIEGAWTTNPTQWDAGYFKLLFGYDWELTKSPAGAGQWRPINIKPEDMPVDATDPTKRVMPMMTDADMAMKMDPTYNAICQKFMADFDYFSKTFARAWFKLTHRDLGPRDRYIGPDAPKEDLIWQDPVPAGNKSYDVAALKAKIAASGLSIGEMVATAWDSARTYRGSDLRGGANGARIRLAPQKDWEGNEPARLQKVLSVLQPIATEAGVSIADVIVLAGNVGIEKAAKAAGIDVAVPFAPGRGDATAEMTDGPSFASLEPLADGFRNWTKKDYVVKPEEMLLDRAQLLGLTGPEMTVLVGGMRVLGANYGASKHGVFTDKVGTLSNDFFVNLTDMANRWVPRGANAYDIVDRKSGAVKWTATRADLVFGSNSILRAYAEVYAQDDAKEKFVKDFVEAWTKVMNADRFDLH, encoded by the coding sequence ATGAGCACCGAAGCCAAATGCCCCGTCATGCATGGCGCTATCACTGTCGCCGGCGAATCAAACACTGCCTGGTGGCCCGAGACGCTGAACCTCGACATCCTGCATCAGCACGACACGAAGGTCAGCCCGCTCGGCAAGGATTTCAAATACCGCGAAGCCGTCAAGACGCTGGATTTCGAGGCGTTGAAGAAAGACATGCACGCGCTGATGACCAACAGCCAGGACTGGTGGCCGGCTGACTACGGCCACTACGGCGGCCTGATGATCCGCCTCGCCTGGCACTCGGCGGGCTCCTATCGCCTTGCCGATGGCCGCGGCGGTGGCAGCAACGGCAACATCCGGTTTGCGCCGCTGAACTCGTGGCCGGACAACGGCAACCTCGACAAGGCGCGCCGGCTGCTTTGGCCGATCAAGAAGAAGTACGGCAACAAGATCTCCTGGGCCGATCTCATCCTGCTCGCCGGAACCGTTGCCTACGAGTCGATGGGTCTGAAGACGTATGGTTTCTCGTTCGGCCGTGAAGACATCTGGGCACCGGAAAAAGACGTCTACTGGGGCGCCGAGAAGGAATGGCTGGCGCCGTCCGATTCACGCTACGAAGATGTGAACAAGCCCGAGACGATGGAAAACCCGCTCGCTGCCGTGCAAATGGGCCTCATCTACGTCAACCCGGAAGGGGTGAACGGCAAGTCGGACCCTCTGAAGTCTGCCGCTCAGGTTCGCGAAACCTTCGCTCGCATGGCGATGGACGACGAAGAGACTGCAGCCCTCACGTGCGGCGGCCACACGGTCGGCAAGGCGCACGGTAACGGTGATGCGAGCAAGCTTTCGCCGCCGCCGGAAGGCAACGACCTGGAGACGCAAGGTTTCGGCTGGATGAACCCGAACATGGACGGCAAGGCGGCCAACGCCGTGACGTCGGGCATCGAAGGCGCGTGGACCACCAACCCGACGCAATGGGACGCCGGCTATTTCAAGCTGCTGTTCGGCTATGACTGGGAGCTGACGAAGAGCCCGGCAGGCGCTGGCCAGTGGCGGCCGATCAATATCAAGCCGGAAGACATGCCGGTCGACGCGACCGACCCGACCAAACGTGTCATGCCGATGATGACCGACGCCGACATGGCCATGAAAATGGACCCGACGTACAACGCGATCTGCCAGAAGTTCATGGCAGACTTCGACTACTTCTCGAAGACGTTCGCCCGCGCCTGGTTCAAGCTGACCCACCGTGACCTCGGTCCGCGGGACCGTTACATCGGCCCGGATGCGCCGAAAGAGGATCTGATCTGGCAGGATCCCGTCCCGGCCGGCAACAAGTCCTACGACGTCGCGGCGTTGAAGGCGAAGATTGCGGCATCGGGACTCTCGATCGGCGAGATGGTTGCGACGGCCTGGGATAGCGCCCGCACGTATCGCGGCTCCGACCTGCGCGGCGGTGCCAACGGCGCGCGGATCCGTCTTGCGCCGCAAAAGGACTGGGAAGGCAACGAGCCGGCCCGCCTGCAGAAGGTCTTGTCGGTGCTCCAGCCGATTGCGACGGAAGCAGGTGTCAGCATTGCGGACGTAATCGTGCTGGCGGGCAATGTCGGTATCGAAAAGGCCGCCAAGGCTGCAGGCATCGACGTCGCAGTTCCGTTCGCTCCTGGCCGCGGCGACGCGACCGCCGAGATGACGGACGGTCCGTCCTTCGCCTCGCTCGAGCCGCTTGCAGACGGTTTCCGCAACTGGACGAAGAAGGACTATGTCGTGAAACCGGAGGAGATGTTGCTCGACCGGGCACAGCTCCTCGGGCTGACGGGACCGGAAATGACCGTGCTGGTCGGCGGTATGCGCGTGCTCGGTGCCAACTACGGTGCAAGCAAGCACGGCGTGTTCACCGACAAGGTCGGAACGCTGTCCAACGACTTTTTCGTCAACCTGACCGACATGGCAAACCGGTGGGTGCCGCGCGGCGCGAACGCCTACGATATCGTGGACCGCAAATCGGGGGCAGTGAAATGGACCGCCACCCGCGCCGATCTAGTTTTCGGTTCGAACTCGATCCTGCGGGCATATGCCGAGGTCTACGCCCAGGATGATGCCAAGGAGAAGTTCGTGAAGGACTTCGTCGAAGCCTGGACCAAGGTGATGAACGCCGACCGGTTTGACCTCCACTAA
- a CDS encoding amidohydrolase family protein: protein MYDLVIRNGRLVDGTGMPAFMADIAISGNRIAKIGRIDGKARKEIDAAGKVVAPGFIDPHTHFDAQLLWDGYAKPALSHGVTTIVPGNCSLSLAPLKAEYRTKLVGMFNQIEEMPLKAFKEGVVWDWETFSEYITRIRKGLAINVAPLVGHSVIRLWVMGDAAMERTATPEEIAGMQDVLRECLDAGAIGLSTSYVDMDEKLQPVPSRYADAGEVEALASVLGEYGRMLQIVPEFYDPDLTIARLDQLAEISLKYAIPTTFSPLFVNADNMDAVNKVMKRVDEQFARGARVWPQVQTRPIDISFCFAVPSLLFIRLPGWYRIMRFGSPEQIVAAFKDPATREKLVAEAGVYTALWPTLRLRQVQTVGNQKYVGKTVGEIADARGVSPIDAMIDLSIEENLDAHFLAADMGHNSDEAVGSLLKHPRVHIGASDGGAHILSFSTYGDTGYLFAHFVRDLKAMNIEAAVKKITSETASIWGISDRGLLQQGYVADIVVFDPQTINRGEEKYVQDVPGDGSRYVRDAKGVDTVIVGGGVAWSASAGYQEARGEILPGQPVAARALEPA, encoded by the coding sequence ATGTACGACCTGGTAATCAGGAATGGCCGCCTTGTGGACGGCACCGGCATGCCGGCTTTCATGGCGGACATCGCGATCAGCGGCAACCGCATCGCCAAGATTGGCCGAATCGACGGCAAGGCGCGCAAGGAGATCGATGCGGCCGGCAAGGTCGTCGCTCCGGGTTTCATTGATCCGCATACGCACTTTGACGCGCAGCTCCTCTGGGATGGATACGCCAAGCCTGCCTTGTCGCACGGCGTGACGACGATTGTGCCTGGCAACTGCTCGCTGTCGCTGGCACCGCTCAAGGCCGAGTATCGCACCAAGCTGGTTGGCATGTTCAACCAGATCGAAGAGATGCCCTTGAAGGCTTTCAAGGAAGGTGTGGTGTGGGATTGGGAAACTTTCTCAGAATACATCACCCGCATCCGCAAGGGTCTCGCCATCAACGTTGCGCCGCTGGTCGGCCACAGCGTCATCCGCCTCTGGGTGATGGGCGACGCTGCGATGGAGCGCACCGCGACGCCCGAAGAGATTGCCGGCATGCAGGATGTTCTGCGCGAATGCCTCGATGCGGGCGCCATCGGCCTGTCGACAAGCTATGTCGATATGGACGAGAAGCTGCAGCCGGTGCCAAGTCGTTATGCGGACGCTGGCGAGGTTGAAGCACTGGCCAGCGTTCTGGGAGAATATGGCCGCATGCTGCAGATCGTGCCGGAATTCTACGATCCGGACCTGACCATCGCCCGGCTCGACCAGCTTGCAGAGATCTCTCTGAAATATGCCATTCCCACAACGTTCTCGCCGCTGTTCGTCAATGCCGACAACATGGATGCCGTGAACAAGGTGATGAAGCGCGTTGACGAGCAATTCGCGCGCGGCGCGCGCGTGTGGCCGCAGGTGCAGACGCGGCCGATTGACATCAGTTTTTGCTTTGCCGTGCCGAGCCTGTTGTTCATCCGCCTGCCCGGCTGGTACCGCATCATGCGCTTCGGCTCGCCGGAGCAGATTGTTGCGGCGTTCAAGGATCCGGCGACGCGCGAAAAGCTGGTGGCGGAAGCAGGCGTTTACACTGCACTCTGGCCCACGCTGCGCCTTCGCCAGGTGCAGACCGTCGGCAACCAGAAATATGTCGGCAAGACGGTAGGCGAAATTGCCGATGCGCGCGGTGTGTCGCCGATCGATGCAATGATCGACCTGTCGATCGAAGAAAACCTCGATGCCCACTTCCTCGCGGCCGACATGGGACACAACTCCGACGAAGCCGTTGGCAGCTTGTTGAAACATCCGCGTGTGCACATCGGCGCCAGCGATGGCGGCGCCCACATCCTGTCGTTCTCGACCTATGGCGACACTGGTTACCTGTTCGCTCATTTTGTGCGCGACCTCAAGGCGATGAACATCGAGGCAGCAGTCAAGAAGATTACGTCCGAGACGGCATCGATCTGGGGCATCTCAGATCGGGGCTTGCTGCAACAAGGCTACGTCGCCGATATCGTCGTGTTTGATCCGCAGACGATCAATCGCGGCGAAGAAAAATACGTTCAGGACGTTCCGGGCGATGGCAGCCGCTATGTTCGGGATGCCAAGGGCGTCGACACCGTGATCGTCGGCGGCGGGGTCGCCTGGTCGGCTTCCGCAGGCTATCAGGAAGCACGCGGCGAAATCCTTCCGGGCCAACCGGTCGCCGCTCGCGCGCTGGAGCCGGCATGA
- a CDS encoding alpha/beta hydrolase: MSWPGVTQRRVATNGISLNIAEAGKGPLVLLLHGFPESWYSWRHQFAPIAAAGYHVVAPDMRGYGKSDKPHEITAYCQTEVVNDIMGLIPALGYETAIVIGHDWGAPTAWATALHHPDKVRAVGALSVPFMPRSPVQPMPMMREMFKGQFFYQLYFQEPGVAEAEFEADIRRSLRKFLILAGGETDLAKLPVKTDKDDLLSNLPEPESLPAWLSEDDLDFYAGEFSGSGMRGPINYYRNHDLYWEQTAGAPMSIQQPAMFVAGANDGVVMMAAAAIEMMPHFVTDLRINAMIPKVGHWTQQEAPEAVNAYILDFLAMVDAPALSGATA; this comes from the coding sequence ATGAGCTGGCCGGGGGTAACTCAGCGCCGGGTCGCGACGAACGGGATATCGCTGAACATCGCTGAAGCGGGCAAAGGCCCGCTGGTGCTCCTGCTGCATGGATTTCCCGAGTCCTGGTACTCGTGGCGCCATCAGTTCGCACCAATTGCGGCGGCCGGCTATCACGTGGTTGCGCCCGACATGCGCGGTTACGGCAAGAGCGACAAGCCTCACGAGATCACGGCCTACTGCCAGACCGAAGTCGTGAATGACATCATGGGCCTGATCCCTGCCTTGGGATATGAAACGGCAATCGTCATCGGACATGACTGGGGAGCGCCGACCGCATGGGCAACCGCGCTGCACCATCCTGACAAGGTCAGGGCCGTCGGCGCGCTGTCAGTGCCGTTCATGCCGCGCTCGCCGGTTCAGCCGATGCCGATGATGCGGGAAATGTTCAAGGGCCAGTTCTTCTACCAGCTCTACTTCCAGGAGCCGGGCGTCGCAGAGGCGGAATTCGAGGCCGACATCCGCCGTTCGCTGCGCAAGTTCCTGATCCTGGCCGGCGGCGAAACCGACCTGGCCAAACTGCCGGTCAAGACTGACAAGGACGACTTGTTGTCCAACCTGCCGGAACCGGAAAGCCTGCCGGCCTGGCTCAGCGAGGATGATCTCGATTTTTATGCTGGCGAGTTTTCTGGCTCCGGCATGCGCGGGCCGATCAACTATTACCGCAATCACGATCTCTACTGGGAACAGACTGCCGGCGCGCCGATGTCCATCCAGCAACCGGCAATGTTCGTAGCCGGAGCAAATGACGGCGTCGTGATGATGGCGGCGGCGGCGATCGAGATGATGCCGCACTTCGTGACCGACCTGCGGATCAACGCGATGATCCCGAAGGTAGGTCACTGGACCCAGCAGGAAGCACCTGAAGCGGTGAACGCTTACATCCTGGACTTCCTGGCAATGGTCGACGCACCCGCATTGTCTGGAGCCACCGCATGA
- the macB gene encoding MacB family efflux pump subunit, with amino-acid sequence MNQPLIELRDVQRYYGAGDTEVRALDGVSLTIQPGEFVAIVGQSGSGKSTLMNILGCLDRPTAGTYTIRGQNIAGLDPDELAALRRQTFGFIFQRYNLLASVSASENVEIPAVYAGLNLAERREKAAGLLSTLGLGERIHHKPGQLSGGQQQRVAVARALVNDAEVVLADEPTGALDSGSSNELLNLLESMHASGRTIILITHDSKVAARARRVIEIRDGKIVSDTGASAQAVSEVKAEPAQRKGPSPLVQVIESVKMAFRSLRANLFRTALTLLGVVIGVSAVVAMLAIGEGSRSEVMARFESMGPNLLFVRPGAPGTRMRGGAIATLTLDDVKALGELDNVIAAVPSRTGNATLRVGGKDYSSSIEGVSEDWPIAQNRDMKYGTFFTKDDVDSRIGVVVLGTTAAGNLFDNVEGAIGQYVFLGGAPFEVAGILEEKGASSWGQDQDDVALVPITTGMMRIFGQSYLSSITIAVDDTKQIAETETAAHDLLMARHGTEDFQIRNTASILASVEETQNSFSILLGSVAAISLLVGGIGVMNIMLVSVSERTREIGVRMATGARRSDIMTQFVVEALVVGGLGGIAGVLIGLGVCFILSQSGMTIAITALPAILAFSSALGTGLVFGLLPARKAARLDPVMALASE; translated from the coding sequence ATGAACCAGCCTTTGATCGAACTGCGAGATGTTCAACGCTACTACGGCGCGGGCGACACGGAAGTGCGTGCGCTGGACGGTGTATCCCTGACCATCCAGCCAGGTGAATTTGTAGCCATTGTTGGCCAGTCGGGCTCCGGCAAGTCGACCTTGATGAACATTCTGGGCTGCCTCGATCGGCCGACAGCCGGAACATATACGATCCGTGGCCAGAATATCGCGGGCCTCGATCCGGATGAGCTTGCTGCGCTGCGACGCCAGACCTTTGGTTTCATATTCCAGCGCTATAACCTGCTCGCCAGCGTTTCGGCGTCGGAGAATGTCGAGATACCCGCCGTCTATGCAGGGCTAAACCTAGCGGAGCGGCGCGAAAAGGCCGCCGGGCTGCTCAGCACACTCGGTCTCGGCGAGCGGATTCATCACAAGCCCGGCCAGCTTTCCGGCGGGCAGCAGCAACGCGTGGCTGTAGCGCGCGCACTCGTCAACGACGCCGAAGTAGTGCTTGCCGACGAGCCGACCGGCGCGCTGGACTCCGGCTCGAGCAATGAGCTGCTCAACCTGCTCGAGTCGATGCACGCGAGCGGCCGCACCATCATCCTGATCACACACGATTCAAAAGTAGCCGCGCGCGCCAGACGGGTCATCGAAATCCGCGACGGAAAGATCGTGTCCGACACAGGCGCTTCCGCGCAGGCTGTTTCCGAGGTGAAAGCCGAACCGGCGCAACGCAAGGGCCCGTCGCCCCTCGTTCAGGTCATCGAGTCAGTAAAGATGGCTTTCCGGTCGCTGCGGGCCAACCTGTTCCGCACGGCGCTGACGCTACTGGGCGTGGTGATCGGCGTCTCGGCAGTCGTGGCGATGCTCGCCATCGGTGAAGGAAGCCGTTCGGAAGTCATGGCACGATTTGAATCGATGGGACCGAACCTGCTCTTTGTGCGGCCCGGAGCGCCGGGCACGCGCATGCGCGGCGGCGCAATCGCCACGCTCACGCTGGATGACGTCAAAGCGCTCGGCGAACTCGACAATGTCATCGCAGCAGTGCCATCCCGGACCGGAAACGCAACCCTGCGCGTCGGAGGCAAGGATTATTCTAGCTCCATCGAAGGCGTCTCCGAGGATTGGCCGATCGCTCAGAACAGGGACATGAAGTACGGCACATTCTTCACGAAAGACGATGTGGATAGTCGCATTGGTGTGGTCGTGCTTGGCACGACGGCCGCCGGCAACCTCTTCGACAATGTGGAGGGCGCGATCGGGCAATATGTGTTCCTGGGCGGCGCGCCATTCGAGGTCGCTGGCATCCTGGAAGAGAAGGGCGCTTCATCCTGGGGACAGGACCAGGACGACGTGGCCCTTGTGCCGATCACCACCGGCATGATGCGGATCTTTGGCCAGAGCTATCTGTCGTCGATCACGATCGCCGTCGATGACACCAAACAGATCGCTGAGACGGAAACGGCTGCGCACGATCTGCTGATGGCGCGGCACGGGACCGAAGATTTCCAGATCCGAAATACCGCCTCCATCCTTGCATCCGTCGAAGAGACGCAGAACTCGTTTTCGATCCTTCTTGGATCAGTGGCCGCAATCTCATTGCTGGTCGGCGGCATCGGCGTAATGAACATCATGCTCGTGAGTGTCTCCGAGCGCACCCGTGAGATCGGCGTGCGGATGGCAACCGGCGCGCGGCGGTCGGATATCATGACCCAGTTCGTGGTAGAAGCTCTGGTTGTGGGCGGCCTGGGCGGAATCGCCGGCGTGCTTATAGGCCTTGGCGTCTGTTTCATCCTTTCGCAGTCCGGAATGACTATCGCCATAACGGCGCTGCCAGCCATCCTTGCGTTCAGTTCGGCGTTGGGCACCGGCCTCGTGTTTGGCTTGCTACCCGCGCGTAAGGCGGCCCGCCTTGATCCGGTCATGGCGCTCGCTTCGGAGTAA